The DNA region CAAGACCATCCCCTACCTGGTGATGGACGACCAGATCGGCCTCGTTCAGGGCCGCTGGGGCCACCTGAACCGCACGGAATCCGGTCTTACGCTCGCCCAGTCCATCGGTATCGACGGCCACTTCGTGGTGGAACAGTCCGCCCGTAGCTGGGGCAAGCTGTTCATGAACTTCAACGGTACCGCAGGCGTGTGGCGCAAGCAGGCCATCTACGGCGGTGGCGGCTGGGAAGGCGACACGCTGACCGAAGACATGGACCTTTCTTACCGTTCTCAGCTCGCTGGTTGGAAGATGAAGTTCGTGTTCGACGTGATCGTTCCGGCCGAACTCCCCAACGACATCAACGCGTTCAAGGCTCAACAGTTCCGCTGGGCCAAGGGCTCCATCCAGACGGCCATCAAGATCCTGCCGCGCGTGCTCAAGGCCAAGGTTCCTCTCCGCGTGAAGATTGGCGCCATCCTCCACACGACGCACTACTCCATCCACCCCTGCATGTTGTTCACCGCGCTCTGCGCATGGCCGCTGCTCGCGTTCTTCGACCCGGTCGCGCACATCCCGAACTGGGGCTACACCGTCGGTTTCAGCTTTATCTTCCTCGCCGCTATCGCTCCTTCCGTTCTTTACTTCGTCGCACAGCGCTGCTCCGGCTACACCGGCTGGAAGATCCGCCTCCTGAGCCTCCCCATCCTCATGGCGCTCGGCGTGGGCATCGCGGTCAGCAACTCCCGCGCAGTGTTCTCCGCAGTGATCGGTTCCAAGGGCAGCTTCGTCCGCACCCCGAAGAGCGGCGGATCCAAGAAGAAGGCCAAGAGCCACTACGCCCAGAAGTTCCCGTGGCAGGCAGTCATCGAACTGGGTGTCGGAGTCTACTGCATCTTCGGTCTTCTCGAATACATCGGCGCACAGAAGTTCATCATCGGACCGTTCCTCGCCCTCTACGCGGTCGGTTTCCTCTCCGTGGGCGTGCTCTCCTTTATGCACTACATCAGCAACCTGATCGAGATGCACAAGGTCCGCAAGGAAGCCCGCAAGGCCAAGAAAGAAGCCCTGCAGGCGGCATAAACCTACAGACGATTAGCATTTGGGCATCCGCGGATTTCGCGGATGCTTTTTTGCATTTGGAGCACGCGGTCGGAGGAGGCGGCGGCGTAGGCGTCCCGGCTGGCGAGGTACCCGCGGTAGAACGAGCCGTACAGCCCGAGGGCGACGGACACGAGTATGCCGGCGGCGGCGAGCGCCACCATGAGTTCCATCAGCGTGAATCCCTTGCGCATCGCACAAGCCTCCTCAACGTGAAGTTGCCGGAACCGACCTCGACCCACTGGAGCGGGTAAGGCCCGAATACCGGGGTGTATACAGCGCGGATTTTAAAAGGGGAAACAACGGGGTGAGGCCTTGGGGCCGGGAGGGCTTCGACCCGCGTCAGGACGGTATCGGCGCAGGGCGGGCGCGAGACCGCGAGGGAATCGAGGTAAGCGACAGCGGTGAGAGCG from Fibrobacter sp. includes:
- a CDS encoding glycosyltransferase; translated protein: MSTFLLYAMFVVYVIAGVGLVIYGFSCYYSIYLFLKNSRHTRLTDRKNILQFYREHSINELPQVTTQLPIFNEANCVERLLEAVCAIDYPKDKHEIQVLDDSTDECYEVAKKKVEELAAKGYDIKLIHRTNRSEYKAGALKEAMAVAKGDFLAIFDADFVPEKDFLLKTIPYLVMDDQIGLVQGRWGHLNRTESGLTLAQSIGIDGHFVVEQSARSWGKLFMNFNGTAGVWRKQAIYGGGGWEGDTLTEDMDLSYRSQLAGWKMKFVFDVIVPAELPNDINAFKAQQFRWAKGSIQTAIKILPRVLKAKVPLRVKIGAILHTTHYSIHPCMLFTALCAWPLLAFFDPVAHIPNWGYTVGFSFIFLAAIAPSVLYFVAQRCSGYTGWKIRLLSLPILMALGVGIAVSNSRAVFSAVIGSKGSFVRTPKSGGSKKKAKSHYAQKFPWQAVIELGVGVYCIFGLLEYIGAQKFIIGPFLALYAVGFLSVGVLSFMHYISNLIEMHKVRKEARKAKKEALQAA
- a CDS encoding prepilin-type N-terminal cleavage/methylation domain-containing protein, producing the protein MRKGFTLMELMVALAAAGILVSVALGLYGSFYRGYLASRDAYAAASSDRVLQMQKSIREIRGCPNANRL